The following are from one region of the Halogeometricum sp. S3BR5-2 genome:
- a CDS encoding prefoldin subunit beta, with protein MQGNLPPEAQEKLEELQDLQETAQKVSAQKQQAESTLNESQTALEALDDIDEDTLMYREVGELLVETEYEAAHDDLSEKVESLEVRVEQLQKQEERVQEQFEDLQSELQQMLQGGAGGAGGGPMGPGGAGGA; from the coding sequence ATGCAGGGTAATCTACCGCCTGAAGCACAGGAGAAGCTCGAAGAACTGCAGGACCTTCAGGAGACAGCACAGAAGGTTTCCGCGCAGAAACAGCAGGCCGAGTCCACGCTCAACGAGTCGCAGACGGCGCTGGAAGCCCTCGACGACATCGACGAGGACACGCTCATGTACCGCGAAGTCGGCGAACTCCTCGTCGAGACGGAGTACGAGGCGGCCCACGACGACCTGAGCGAGAAGGTCGAGAGCCTCGAAGTCCGCGTCGAACAGCTCCAGAAGCAGGAAGAGCGCGTGCAGGAGCAGTTCGAGGACCTCCAGAGCGAACTCCAGCAGATGCTGCAGGGCGGTGCCGGCGGCGCTGGCGGCGGCCCGATGGGCCCCGGCGGCGCGGGTGGCGCGTAA
- a CDS encoding DNA-directed RNA polymerase subunit P, translating into MSYKCSRCKRDVELDEYGGVRCPYCGHRVLLKERAPTVKEVPVR; encoded by the coding sequence ATGAGCTACAAGTGTTCTCGGTGCAAGCGCGACGTCGAACTCGACGAGTACGGCGGCGTGCGGTGTCCGTACTGCGGCCACCGCGTGCTCCTGAAAGAGCGCGCACCGACCGTCAAGGAAGTCCCGGTCCGGTAA
- a CDS encoding SLC13 family permease: MLVVFALILLALVLFATEWLPIDVTAILLMVLLMVLEPWTQISPREGISGFASPATITVLAMLILSTGINRTGIVQTLGRKMAAFAGTDRRKQLAATIGITGPVSGVVNNTPVVAILVPVITDLAHEGKTSPSKLLMPLSFASMLGGTLTLIGTSTNILASDIAARLGAESPGLELQAFGMFEFTKLGAVVFVVGALYLGTVGVRLLPERVPAEEDLVEEYELQEFLTDVVVPDGSPLIGQTVAEALGDDDLDIDVLQLIRYGERFDEPLARKEIHEQDTLRLRTNRETLERIMDAEGLAFAGGPRTESDLHPGGEEPVLVEVVVPSGSFLVGETLASSTFRQRYSANVLAFRTRGEVVRDRFEDIKIRVGDTLLVQAPPDSLTRLVRNEDFIVAHEFDDVTYRTDKIPYAVGIIAGVVALPALNVLPIVVSSLAGVVAMVFTGVLKPNELYKSVEWNVIFLLAGVIPLGIALQQTGAAAVLGDGVAATAEFLPVIGVLWVFYLATGLLTSVISNNASVVLMIPVAASAAQSVGANAFAFVLAVTFAASTAFMTPVGYQTNLFVYGPGGYRFSDFLRVGAPLQLLLSVVTVLGIAFFWDLGV, translated from the coding sequence ATGCTCGTCGTCTTCGCGCTCATCCTCCTCGCGCTCGTGCTGTTCGCCACCGAGTGGCTCCCCATCGACGTGACGGCGATTCTGCTGATGGTGCTCCTGATGGTGCTGGAGCCGTGGACCCAAATCTCTCCGCGGGAGGGCATCTCCGGGTTCGCCAGTCCCGCGACCATCACCGTGCTGGCGATGCTGATTCTGAGCACCGGCATCAACCGCACCGGCATCGTCCAGACGCTCGGCCGGAAGATGGCCGCGTTCGCCGGGACCGACCGCAGAAAACAGCTCGCGGCGACCATCGGCATCACCGGCCCCGTCTCGGGCGTCGTCAACAACACGCCCGTCGTCGCCATCCTCGTGCCCGTCATCACCGACCTCGCACACGAGGGGAAGACGTCGCCGTCGAAGCTGCTCATGCCGCTGTCGTTCGCGTCGATGCTCGGCGGCACGCTGACGCTCATCGGCACGTCGACGAACATCCTCGCCAGCGACATCGCGGCGCGACTCGGCGCGGAGTCCCCCGGCCTCGAACTGCAGGCGTTCGGGATGTTCGAGTTCACGAAACTCGGCGCCGTCGTCTTCGTCGTGGGCGCGCTCTACCTCGGAACCGTCGGCGTCCGGTTGCTCCCCGAACGCGTCCCGGCCGAGGAGGACCTCGTCGAGGAGTACGAACTCCAAGAGTTTCTCACGGACGTGGTCGTCCCGGACGGGTCCCCGCTCATCGGGCAGACCGTCGCGGAGGCGCTCGGCGACGACGACCTCGACATCGACGTGCTGCAGCTGATTCGGTACGGCGAGCGGTTCGACGAACCGCTCGCCCGCAAGGAGATTCACGAGCAGGACACGCTCCGACTCCGGACCAACCGGGAGACGCTCGAACGAATCATGGACGCGGAGGGACTCGCGTTCGCGGGCGGCCCCCGGACCGAAAGCGACCTCCACCCCGGCGGGGAGGAACCGGTCCTCGTCGAGGTGGTCGTCCCCTCGGGGTCGTTCCTCGTCGGCGAGACGCTCGCGAGTTCGACGTTCCGCCAGCGCTACTCGGCGAACGTGCTCGCCTTCCGCACGCGGGGAGAGGTGGTCCGCGACCGGTTCGAGGACATCAAGATACGCGTCGGCGACACGCTGCTCGTGCAGGCGCCGCCGGACAGTCTGACCCGCCTCGTCCGCAACGAGGACTTCATCGTCGCCCACGAGTTCGACGACGTCACCTACCGGACCGACAAGATTCCCTACGCGGTCGGTATCATCGCCGGCGTCGTCGCCCTCCCGGCGCTGAACGTCCTCCCCATCGTCGTCTCGTCGCTCGCGGGGGTGGTGGCGATGGTGTTTACGGGCGTTCTCAAACCGAACGAACTCTACAAATCCGTCGAGTGGAACGTCATCTTCCTCCTCGCGGGCGTCATCCCCCTCGGCATCGCCCTCCAGCAGACGGGCGCCGCGGCCGTCCTCGGTGACGGTGTCGCCGCGACGGCCGAGTTCCTCCCCGTCATCGGCGTTCTGTGGGTGTTCTACCTCGCCACCGGGCTGTTGACGAGCGTCATCAGCAACAACGCGAGCGTCGTCCTCATGATTCCCGTCGCCGCCAGCGCCGCCCAGTCCGTCGGGGCGAACGCGTTCGCGTTCGTCCTCGCGGTGACGTTCGCGGCGTCGACGGCATTCATGACGCCCGTCGGCTACCAGACGAACCTGTTCGTCTACGGCCCCGGCGGCTACCGGTTCTCCGACTTCCTGCGGGTCGGCGCGCCCCTCCAACTGCTGTTGTCCGTGGTCACTGTCCTCGGCATCGCGTTCTTCTGGGACCTCGGCGTCTGA
- the melA gene encoding alpha-galactosidase translates to MPTITLVGAGSMVFAKTLVGDVLSFPELSDSDICLMDVDEARLSKTTRVAEAMVENEGLDATIRATTDRREALDGADYVLNMINVGGTEPFENEIRIPERYGVKQAIGDTIGPGGIFRALRTIPTMLEMARDIEDLCPDALLLNYTNPMSILCETMFEATDVETVGLCHSVPHTAEAIADYLDVPAEELDYWVAGLNHLAWFLELERDGEDLYPALREAMADEETYRRDTVRFEMLKHFGAFVTESSHHVSEYVPYFRTDQSTIDAMRGEGYAERMATATYLDGWTARSAARDDPDIEADLDEVGVERSEEYASRVIHSMETDTSRRFNLNVSNRTNAIENLPSDACVEVPCLVDGTGVRPCSVGELPTELAAFDRRHATVNGLVVEAALENDREKLHRAVKLDPLTAAACTLDEIHEMTEELLDANAAYLPAFD, encoded by the coding sequence GTGCCAACGATCACCCTCGTCGGAGCGGGGAGCATGGTGTTCGCGAAGACGCTGGTCGGCGACGTTCTCTCCTTTCCCGAACTCTCCGACAGCGACATCTGCCTGATGGACGTGGACGAAGCCCGCCTGTCGAAGACGACGCGCGTCGCCGAGGCGATGGTCGAGAACGAGGGGTTGGACGCGACGATTCGTGCGACGACCGACCGCCGAGAGGCCCTCGACGGCGCCGACTACGTCCTGAACATGATCAACGTCGGCGGGACGGAACCGTTCGAGAACGAGATTCGCATCCCCGAGCGGTACGGCGTGAAGCAGGCCATCGGCGACACCATCGGCCCCGGCGGCATCTTTCGCGCCCTCAGAACGATTCCGACGATGCTGGAGATGGCCCGTGACATCGAGGACCTGTGCCCCGACGCCCTCCTCCTGAACTACACGAACCCGATGTCCATCCTCTGCGAGACGATGTTCGAGGCGACGGACGTGGAGACGGTCGGCCTCTGTCACTCCGTGCCGCACACGGCGGAAGCGATAGCCGACTACCTCGACGTTCCGGCGGAGGAACTCGACTACTGGGTCGCGGGACTCAACCACCTCGCGTGGTTCCTCGAACTCGAACGCGACGGCGAGGACCTCTACCCCGCCCTGCGCGAGGCGATGGCCGACGAGGAGACGTACCGGCGCGACACCGTCCGGTTCGAGATGCTGAAGCACTTCGGCGCGTTCGTCACCGAGTCGAGCCACCACGTCAGCGAGTACGTGCCGTACTTCCGGACCGACCAGTCGACCATCGACGCCATGCGCGGTGAGGGCTACGCCGAACGGATGGCGACGGCGACGTACCTCGACGGGTGGACCGCGCGGTCGGCGGCGCGGGACGACCCCGACATCGAGGCGGACTTAGACGAAGTCGGCGTCGAACGCTCCGAGGAGTACGCCTCGCGCGTCATCCACTCGATGGAGACGGACACCTCGAGGCGGTTCAACCTCAACGTCTCCAATCGGACGAACGCCATCGAGAACCTGCCGTCGGACGCCTGCGTCGAGGTGCCCTGCCTCGTCGACGGGACGGGCGTTCGGCCCTGTTCCGTGGGCGAACTCCCGACCGAACTGGCGGCGTTCGACCGACGGCACGCGACGGTCAACGGACTCGTCGTGGAGGCGGCACTCGAGAACGACCGCGAGAAACTGCACCGCGCCGTCAAATTGGACCCGCTGACCGCCGCGGCCTGCACCTTGGACGAGATTCACGAGATGACCGAGGAACTCCTCGACGCCAACGCGGCGTACCTGCCGGCGTTCGACTGA
- a CDS encoding KEOPS complex subunit Pcc1, with amino-acid sequence MSRRHDVTLSFRYPEERRARVVAESVRVEEGEIADARSSASVERDGRVVRVRVEASDLVALRAGVNTWTRLVDTAETVSERAA; translated from the coding sequence ATGTCCCGCCGCCACGACGTGACCCTCTCGTTCCGCTACCCCGAGGAGCGGCGCGCCCGGGTCGTCGCCGAGAGCGTCCGCGTCGAGGAGGGGGAGATAGCCGACGCCCGTTCGTCAGCGTCGGTCGAACGCGACGGCCGGGTCGTGCGGGTCCGCGTGGAGGCGTCCGACCTCGTCGCCCTCCGGGCGGGCGTGAACACGTGGACGCGCCTCGTCGACACCGCCGAAACGGTCTCCGAGCGGGCGGCGTAG
- a CDS encoding 50S ribosomal protein L37ae, giving the protein MAENRARQTGSAGRFGARYGRVARRRVKEIEAEMRDAKVDGEDVTRVGTGIWKNEKTGEKFTGGTYRPETPGGKQVRRSIRAALSSDGEDEDGE; this is encoded by the coding sequence ATGGCCGAAAACAGAGCGCGACAGACGGGAAGCGCCGGACGCTTCGGCGCGCGCTACGGGCGCGTCGCCCGCCGCCGCGTCAAGGAGATCGAAGCCGAGATGCGCGACGCGAAGGTCGACGGCGAGGACGTCACCCGCGTCGGCACCGGCATCTGGAAGAACGAGAAGACGGGCGAGAAGTTCACGGGCGGGACGTACCGACCCGAGACGCCCGGTGGCAAGCAGGTCCGCCGCTCCATCCGCGCCGCCCTCTCCAGCGACGGCGAGGACGAGGACGGCGAGTAA
- a CDS encoding DUF3194 domain-containing protein, which translates to MPTDAEVVETAAEAAEGVIFARYKQSEVKDFDVTVTFEEGVLDVDVYVNAPADGESDPDAVADEAALAAQDAVDELFADDTNADADPDANAA; encoded by the coding sequence ATGCCTACCGACGCAGAAGTCGTCGAGACGGCCGCCGAGGCGGCCGAGGGCGTCATCTTCGCGCGCTACAAGCAGTCCGAGGTCAAGGACTTCGACGTGACGGTGACGTTCGAGGAGGGCGTCCTCGACGTCGACGTCTACGTCAACGCTCCCGCCGACGGGGAGTCCGACCCGGACGCCGTCGCCGACGAGGCGGCGCTGGCCGCACAGGACGCCGTCGACGAACTGTTCGCGGACGATACGAACGCAGACGCAGACCCGGACGCGAACGCGGCGTAA